AGCATCCGTAGGAATAGCATCTAAATAAGTAGATAATTCATATCGTTTATTTACTTTTTCTTCAGAATTAGCCAGTTCATCAAGAGAAGAATCACTAATAACAGATTTGTCAGAAATTCTCCAATTGTCTTCTAAAGGTCGATTTCCCCAAACACGTTGAAACTCTCCACGACCAAATGCTATAGTTTGGTTACTGTAAAAATACCATTTACCACTATTGTTTGTGTTCACTGAATTTCCACCTCCAAAAGAGTTTCCAAAATTCTGTGAGTTTAGTAACTGTTGACGTTTGTCTTCGTCTTCCTTTTTAATTTTTTCAATATATGCTTCAAAGAAAGCTGTTCTTTCGGCTTTATTCATAGCTACTAAATCTAATATACTATCGTTATTAGTAACTAAGTCTTCATACTTTTTAAGTGTTGTTAACCCTTTGTTTTTTCTTTTAATCCTACGAATTCTTTTCTCCTGATCAAAATCTTTCGATACATTCTGTAAAACGCTGTCGTAATAAGAACCAGCTAATAAATAATCTTCTTTTTGAAAAGCAATATTTCCTAGACTTTCGTACGCATAAGTTTTTTGATACTTTGTGTTGTTTTTTGCTTTAATAGATTTTTTGAAAAACTCTACAGCCTTATCTGTTGCTCCTCTGCGTTGTTCTAAGACACCTGCTTGATAATATAAAGAAGCTAAAAACTTACGGTTGTCTGAATTTCTAATAAGCTTGCGTAAACGGTATAGGACCCCTAAAGCGGCAGAATCATTTTCTACATTTTTAGCAAGTTCAATATTTGCTCTTATACGATATTTATAAGGTGCTTTTTTTAAATCAGATAATCTTCTAAAAACCATGGTAGCAGAGTCTTTTCTGTCTAATTCACTATACACTTGTCCTAAAATGAACATGTTTCTAGCCGACTGATCTGCATTTTTAAAAGTTCGTGAAGCTAATTTTAAATGATCAATTACTTTTTGAATAGTATCTGTTTTTTCATAAGCCATTGCCATTGCTGTATGTGCTTGTTCTCTTTGTAAATCAGAAAGTGTTTTTTCGTTTTTGTCTAAGTCGATTAAGAGCTTTAGAGATTCAATGGCAAATTTTTCGTTGTCAAGTCTAATATTCGCTTTAGCTCTCCAAATTTTAGTTTCATATATAAGGTTTGCCTTAGGGTAGTTGGCAATGATATAATTAAAAGCATCAATAGCAGGAATAAATCGTTGTGTATAATATCTCGACTTTCCTAACAATAAATAGGCGTCATCAATTTGACG
The sequence above is a segment of the Tenacibaculum sp. 190130A14a genome. Coding sequences within it:
- a CDS encoding tetratricopeptide repeat protein, with the translated sequence MKKISKILVFAVIIVVTYSCSVKKDSFINRNFHALTTKYNVLFNGEQAFLKGLEEIEQEHKDNFWKRLQIEPITFDERKIASPVFQPGTGFDDTDDSSDDTSKLTSFDKAEDKARKAIETHSMNINGYEKNRQIDDAYLLLGKSRYYTQRFIPAIDAFNYIIANYPKANLIYETKIWRAKANIRLDNEKFAIESLKLLIDLDKNEKTLSDLQREQAHTAMAMAYEKTDTIQKVIDHLKLASRTFKNADQSARNMFILGQVYSELDRKDSATMVFRRLSDLKKAPYKYRIRANIELAKNVENDSAALGVLYRLRKLIRNSDNRKFLASLYYQAGVLEQRRGATDKAVEFFKKSIKAKNNTKYQKTYAYESLGNIAFQKEDYLLAGSYYDSVLQNVSKDFDQEKRIRRIKRKNKGLTTLKKYEDLVTNNDSILDLVAMNKAERTAFFEAYIEKIKKEDEDKRQQLLNSQNFGNSFGGGNSVNTNNSGKWYFYSNQTIAFGRGEFQRVWGNRPLEDNWRISDKSVISDSSLDELANSEEKVNKRYELSTYLDAIPTDATEIEKLKIDRNEALYQLGLIYKEQFKNNKKAIQNLERLQKVKKDNELELPINYHLYQLYTRVNDNDKADTSKNIILTKYPETTFAQILLNPEKKIDQEKNEDEDEEKYKELYYLYKESKFEEVVNQIDNYTPSKANSELIPKFALLKALAIGKYQDKEAYKKALNFVALSYANTEAGEKAKQISQRIE